In the genome of Deltaproteobacteria bacterium, one region contains:
- a CDS encoding DUF3024 domain-containing protein, translating to MAAGREGDELMADFTEAYVRRALEPRLRGHGTIEVQQSGPSGFTIIHHYTSEWNGRPVSLPIARLRPNGNMLRLYWKRANGRWAPYQSNGHGQFVDSLDSCLKEIDADRWRCFWG from the coding sequence TTGGCGGCGGGGCGCGAGGGGGATGAACTCATGGCCGATTTTACGGAAGCGTATGTGCGGCGTGCGCTCGAACCCCGTTTGCGAGGCCACGGTACCATCGAGGTCCAGCAGTCGGGGCCGTCGGGCTTCACCATCATTCACCACTACACCAGCGAATGGAACGGGCGCCCGGTGTCATTACCGATCGCGCGGCTGCGGCCGAACGGCAACATGCTGCGGCTGTATTGGAAGCGGGCCAATGGCCGTTGGGCGCCGTACCAGAGCAATGGCCACGGCCAGTTCGTCGATTCGCTCGACAGCTGCCTGAAAGAGATCGATGCCGACCGCTGGCGCTGCTTCTGGGGCTGA
- the asd gene encoding aspartate-semialdehyde dehydrogenase has protein sequence MKKKVAIVGATGIAGQQFLTALDGHPWFDVVALAASARSAGKPYGAAIRDAATGARRWWCNEEPPAAMLELPVQEAAALNLNGIDLVFSAVESDVARELEPRYAATTPVVSNASAFRYDSDVPILVPGVNFAHARLLELQRRQRHWRGFITPLPNCTTIGLAIALKPLYDAFGIARCIMTSMQGISGAGRSPGVLALDIVDNVIPYIHGEEEKVAKETGKILGQLGEGGIAPAPFPVSATCTRAAVIEGHTESVTIATERPYTIEAAKQAMRQFGSELAQLALPSAPQRLIVVHDDPFRPQPRLDRDADGGMATSVGRLRADTALDNGLKFLLVSHNTKMGAAKGAVLVAEYLASAGYL, from the coding sequence GTGAAAAAGAAGGTCGCTATCGTCGGCGCAACCGGTATTGCCGGGCAACAGTTCCTGACTGCTTTGGACGGTCACCCGTGGTTCGACGTCGTTGCCCTAGCGGCATCGGCGCGCTCGGCGGGCAAGCCCTACGGCGCAGCCATCCGCGATGCCGCCACCGGCGCGCGGCGCTGGTGGTGCAACGAGGAGCCGCCGGCGGCGATGCTGGAACTGCCGGTGCAAGAGGCGGCGGCGCTGAACCTCAACGGTATCGATCTGGTGTTCAGCGCAGTGGAGTCCGACGTGGCGCGCGAACTCGAGCCGCGTTACGCCGCCACCACCCCGGTGGTCAGCAACGCCTCGGCGTTCCGCTACGACAGCGACGTGCCGATCCTGGTGCCGGGCGTGAACTTCGCCCATGCCCGCTTGCTCGAGCTCCAGCGCCGGCAGCGCCACTGGCGCGGCTTCATCACCCCGCTACCCAACTGCACCACCATCGGCCTGGCGATTGCCCTCAAGCCGCTCTACGACGCTTTCGGCATCGCGCGCTGCATCATGACATCGATGCAGGGCATCTCCGGCGCCGGCCGCTCCCCGGGCGTGCTCGCACTCGACATCGTCGACAACGTCATCCCGTACATTCACGGGGAAGAAGAAAAAGTTGCCAAGGAGACCGGCAAGATCCTCGGCCAGCTCGGGGAGGGCGGCATTGCACCGGCACCATTTCCGGTAAGCGCGACCTGCACCCGTGCCGCCGTCATCGAAGGGCACACCGAATCGGTGACCATCGCCACCGAACGGCCCTACACGATCGAAGCGGCCAAGCAGGCAATGCGCCAGTTCGGCAGCGAGCTGGCACAGCTGGCGCTGCCGTCGGCGCCACAGCGCCTGATCGTCGTGCACGACGATCCCTTCCGCCCCCAACCGCGGCTCGATCGCGATGCCGACGGCGGCATGGCCACCAGCGTGGGCCGCCTGCGCGCCGACACCGCCCTCGACAACGGTCTGAAGTTCTTGTTGGTGTCGCACAACACCAAGATGGGCGCGGCTAAGGGCGCGGTGCTGGTGGCCGAGTATCTGGCCTCGGCCGGTTACCTCTGA
- a CDS encoding GNAT family N-acetyltransferase, which produces MVGHPDSLESSARPQAGETELAAAAAVTPLPALLHGPRVRLRALTLDDVEAVFAYASDPEVTRYVEWTPHRTQQEAALYIQRCNRADQRRSQTFGVELLASRRVIGAFDLRIVSHVWRIGEIGYTIARSHWGQGYNLEAGQLLIDYGFRALGLRRIQAVCDVANRRSYRTMEKLGMRREFIIYRARYQDGRPIDRYRYSIRRREWQRHPLYQHNQS; this is translated from the coding sequence ATGGTGGGGCACCCCGACTCTTTGGAGTCTTCAGCTCGACCGCAGGCCGGCGAGACAGAGCTGGCGGCCGCGGCGGCAGTAACCCCGCTGCCGGCGCTCCTGCACGGGCCGCGCGTGCGCCTGCGGGCGTTGACGCTCGACGATGTTGAGGCCGTGTTCGCTTACGCCTCCGACCCCGAAGTCACTCGCTACGTCGAGTGGACACCACATCGCACGCAGCAGGAAGCCGCGCTCTACATCCAGCGCTGCAATCGCGCCGATCAGCGTCGTTCACAAACCTTCGGGGTCGAGCTGCTCGCCAGCCGGCGCGTCATCGGCGCCTTCGATCTGCGCATCGTCAGCCACGTCTGGCGCATCGGCGAGATCGGCTACACCATCGCGCGCTCGCACTGGGGCCAGGGCTACAACCTCGAGGCCGGGCAGCTGCTGATCGACTACGGCTTTCGCGCCCTCGGCCTGCGCCGCATTCAGGCCGTGTGCGACGTCGCCAACCGCCGCTCTTACCGCACCATGGAAAAGCTCGGCATGCGGCGTGAGTTCATCATCTACCGCGCACGCTACCAAGATGGCCGCCCGATCGATCGCTACCGCTACTCGATCCGGCGGCGCGAGTGGCAGCGCCACCCACTCTACCAGCACAACCAGAGCTAA
- a CDS encoding GAF domain-containing sensor histidine kinase: MAAPRGSLWESVFDNGVDSPPLAADATVVQAYLDATRSLIAKRAPLTAFLFIFFVGNGSLLEWWYYADRRETLLAVCTAELALLAGHMILARYRPARIWPATVLVYVALAICMSTYFAASHGSAEMLAIGLSLALGGTGVMFPWGALGQGLYGLGSLIAYVGALGGGATSQLTMMHDVFALIAAASITALGAHVLDRHRWLVFRNGAELQRANARQRQETAISNALLNLTQALNNSLRDPQATAEQLNEQTRSALGLDWAITVLLDAQRQVYRTVAVSGPYHEVFDEVRTLEVASGTFPLHQAVQREGLVEITDRERQDLLPRGLMERWHARTMLAAPIARADRVVGVLMGGHVETGEDGSGSAPRHASFTDTQRRLLKSFAQQAAVALENAQLMEAAREASRIKSEFVATVSHELRTPLNVILGYTDLLVEHALGALSPEQHEALLRVRLRSLHLLDLIQDILDVNRIESGRVPVTIEEFPVAEVLQSVSTNLPAAWRKPEVQLDFGAPHGHLVLRSDRAKVEMIVRNLVHNALKYTERGTVSVSVASRPAARALEFVVRDTGTGIAQEELPRIFDMFHQVNGSARLLENGGVGLGLYIVRRLIDALGGTIAVHSEVGRGSQFTVSLPLEPTPVVALREATQ, from the coding sequence ATGGCGGCGCCGCGAGGCAGCCTGTGGGAGTCGGTGTTCGATAACGGGGTGGACTCGCCCCCCCTGGCCGCCGACGCCACGGTGGTACAAGCCTACCTTGACGCCACCCGCAGCCTGATCGCCAAGCGGGCGCCTCTCACCGCCTTCCTCTTCATCTTCTTTGTCGGCAACGGTAGCTTACTGGAGTGGTGGTACTACGCCGATCGGCGGGAAACCTTGCTGGCGGTGTGCACCGCCGAGCTGGCGCTCTTGGCCGGTCATATGATCCTCGCCCGCTACCGGCCCGCGCGGATTTGGCCCGCTACGGTACTGGTTTACGTTGCCTTGGCGATCTGCATGAGCACTTATTTCGCCGCCAGCCATGGCAGTGCCGAGATGCTAGCCATCGGCTTGTCGCTGGCGCTCGGCGGCACCGGGGTGATGTTCCCCTGGGGGGCTCTGGGACAGGGGCTGTACGGGTTGGGCAGCTTGATCGCCTATGTCGGCGCGCTGGGAGGTGGCGCCACCTCCCAGCTCACTATGATGCACGACGTCTTTGCCTTGATCGCCGCCGCCTCCATCACCGCCCTCGGGGCCCACGTGCTCGACCGCCACCGCTGGCTCGTCTTCCGCAATGGCGCCGAGCTGCAGCGCGCCAACGCCCGGCAGCGGCAAGAGACCGCGATTTCCAACGCTCTGTTGAACCTGACCCAAGCATTGAACAACTCGCTGCGCGACCCGCAGGCAACCGCCGAACAACTAAACGAACAAACCCGCAGCGCCCTCGGCCTCGATTGGGCGATCACCGTACTGCTCGACGCGCAGCGCCAGGTCTATCGCACGGTTGCCGTCAGCGGCCCGTATCACGAGGTGTTCGATGAAGTCCGCACCCTCGAGGTGGCGAGCGGGACATTTCCTCTGCACCAGGCCGTACAACGCGAGGGTTTGGTCGAAATCACCGATCGCGAGCGACAGGATCTGCTGCCGCGCGGCCTGATGGAGCGCTGGCACGCACGCACGATGCTGGCGGCCCCGATTGCCCGCGCCGACCGCGTCGTCGGCGTTCTCATGGGCGGACACGTCGAAACCGGCGAAGACGGCAGCGGCAGCGCACCCCGCCATGCTTCGTTCACCGACACCCAGCGCCGCTTGCTCAAGAGCTTCGCCCAGCAGGCGGCCGTGGCGCTCGAAAACGCCCAGCTGATGGAAGCCGCGCGCGAGGCCAGCCGGATCAAGTCCGAATTCGTCGCCACCGTTTCGCACGAGTTGCGCACGCCGCTCAACGTGATCCTGGGCTACACCGATTTGCTGGTCGAACACGCCCTCGGCGCCCTCAGCCCCGAACAGCACGAAGCCTTGCTGCGGGTGCGTCTGCGCTCGTTACACCTGCTCGACTTGATTCAGGACATACTCGACGTCAATCGTATCGAGAGCGGCCGCGTGCCGGTGACGATCGAGGAATTCCCGGTCGCCGAGGTGCTCCAGAGCGTGTCCACCAATCTACCCGCGGCCTGGCGCAAGCCCGAGGTCCAGCTCGATTTCGGCGCGCCTCACGGCCATCTGGTCCTGCGCAGCGATCGCGCCAAGGTCGAGATGATCGTTCGCAACCTGGTGCACAACGCGCTGAAGTACACCGAGCGGGGCACGGTCAGCGTCAGCGTCGCCAGCCGCCCCGCGGCCCGCGCCCTCGAGTTCGTCGTGCGCGACACCGGGACAGGTATCGCCCAGGAGGAGCTGCCGCGCATTTTCGATATGTTCCATCAGGTCAACGGCTCGGCTCGGCTGCTCGAGAACGGCGGCGTCGGGCTCGGGCTCTACATCGTACGCCGGCTCATCGACGCACTCGGCGGCACCATCGCCGTGCACAGCGAGGTCGGGCGCGGCTCGCAGTTCACGGTCTCGCTGCCGCTGGAACCAACGCCGGTCGTGGCACTGCGCGAAGCCACACAGTGA
- a CDS encoding FAD-dependent oxidoreductase yields the protein MANSSSFKHLLSPGRIGSLSVRNRIFMTPMGSNLAEADGHVGERITRYYEERAKGGAGLIIVGVGAIAYPAGSCIPHQVAVSDDVFLPGLQRLTARVHAHGAKIGIQLQHAGKVATQDMAAGRPMWVPSDLPMKGGDLLDDLTMEEIQGVTGYLAQPGAGISFHEMTKADIEQLIAMFADASERARRAGFDAVEIHAAHGYLISAFLSPASNHRTDEYGGPLANRARLLVEVLRAVKQRTGKDFTVWCRLDATEFRIDGGITLADAQQTAEMAEAAGADAIHVSAYADPTSGVAFTDAPLVHQPCGFVDFAHRIKQRVRIPVIAVGRIEPAEADDLIASGKADFIAMGRKLLADPELPAKLAEGRPGDVRPCIYCYTCVAQIYLNQPSRCAVNPASGREAEFEITAAAKPRPVLIAGGGPAGMEAARVAALRGHHVTLCEKSERLGGTAVFSSLVYEVNGKLVEYLERQVRQLPIELRLGQEVNAALVRELQPEVVLVAVGARRQPPPIPGVDRPNVLSGDDLRNLMTGADQSAAVEKLSLAQRALLKMGGLLGVTDRIALTRELTRHWMPLGKRIVIIGGGLVGIELAEFLIERGRVVTVLEEQGTLATEMALPRRWRALYELRQHGATLLTGAAVEEITAAGVAYRRGVERHTAAADNVIVATGVVENRGLADSLSGLGVEVHLLGDCRGVGYIDGAISDAARVARMI from the coding sequence ATGGCGAATTCGAGTTCGTTCAAACACCTGCTCTCACCCGGGCGCATCGGCTCGCTCTCGGTGCGCAACCGAATCTTTATGACCCCGATGGGCTCTAACCTCGCCGAGGCGGATGGGCACGTCGGCGAGCGCATCACGCGCTACTACGAGGAGCGCGCCAAGGGTGGGGCCGGGCTGATCATCGTCGGCGTCGGCGCCATCGCCTACCCGGCCGGCTCGTGTATTCCACACCAAGTCGCGGTCTCCGACGACGTCTTCTTGCCGGGTCTGCAGCGCCTGACCGCTCGGGTGCACGCGCACGGAGCCAAGATCGGCATTCAGCTGCAGCACGCCGGCAAGGTGGCAACGCAGGACATGGCTGCGGGCCGGCCGATGTGGGTGCCCTCAGATCTGCCGATGAAGGGCGGCGATCTGCTCGACGACTTGACGATGGAAGAGATCCAGGGCGTCACCGGCTACTTGGCGCAGCCGGGCGCGGGCATCAGCTTCCACGAGATGACCAAAGCCGACATCGAGCAGTTGATCGCGATGTTTGCCGACGCCAGCGAGCGCGCGCGCCGCGCCGGCTTCGACGCCGTCGAGATTCACGCCGCTCACGGCTATCTCATCTCCGCCTTTCTGTCGCCCGCCAGCAACCACCGCACCGACGAGTACGGCGGGCCGCTTGCCAATCGCGCCCGCTTGTTGGTCGAAGTGCTGCGGGCGGTGAAACAGCGTACCGGCAAGGATTTCACCGTCTGGTGCCGCCTCGATGCCACCGAGTTTCGCATTGACGGCGGCATCACCTTGGCCGATGCCCAGCAGACGGCGGAAATGGCCGAGGCCGCCGGCGCCGACGCGATCCACGTCAGCGCTTACGCCGACCCGACCTCGGGCGTAGCCTTCACCGATGCGCCGCTGGTGCACCAGCCCTGCGGCTTCGTCGACTTCGCTCACCGCATCAAGCAGCGGGTGCGCATCCCCGTGATCGCTGTCGGCCGCATCGAACCCGCGGAAGCCGATGACCTCATCGCCAGCGGCAAGGCCGACTTCATCGCCATGGGCCGCAAGCTGCTCGCCGATCCGGAGCTGCCCGCGAAACTCGCCGAGGGCCGCCCGGGCGACGTCCGCCCGTGCATCTATTGTTACACCTGCGTGGCGCAGATCTACCTCAACCAGCCCAGCCGCTGCGCCGTCAATCCCGCCAGCGGGCGCGAGGCCGAGTTCGAGATCACGGCCGCGGCCAAGCCGCGCCCCGTGCTGATTGCCGGCGGCGGCCCGGCCGGCATGGAAGCCGCGCGCGTGGCCGCGCTCCGCGGCCACCACGTGACTTTGTGTGAGAAGAGCGAACGACTGGGCGGTACCGCGGTCTTCTCCTCGCTGGTCTACGAGGTCAACGGCAAGCTGGTCGAGTACCTGGAGCGGCAGGTGCGCCAACTCCCCATCGAGCTGCGGCTGGGCCAGGAAGTGAATGCGGCGCTGGTGCGGGAACTACAACCCGAGGTGGTGCTGGTGGCGGTGGGTGCCCGCCGGCAGCCGCCGCCGATCCCGGGGGTGGATCGACCCAACGTGCTCAGCGGCGACGACCTGCGCAATCTGATGACCGGCGCCGACCAAAGTGCCGCGGTCGAGAAACTCTCCTTGGCGCAGCGCGCGCTGTTGAAGATGGGTGGCCTGTTGGGGGTCACCGACCGCATCGCGCTCACCCGCGAGCTTACCCGTCACTGGATGCCGCTGGGCAAGCGGATCGTCATCATCGGCGGCGGACTGGTGGGCATCGAGCTAGCCGAGTTCCTGATCGAGCGCGGGCGCGTGGTCACGGTGCTCGAAGAGCAGGGCACGCTTGCCACCGAGATGGCGCTGCCGCGCCGTTGGCGCGCGCTCTACGAGCTGCGCCAGCACGGCGCGACCTTGTTGACCGGCGCAGCAGTGGAGGAGATCACCGCCGCCGGCGTGGCCTACCGCCGCGGGGTTGAGCGCCACACCGCGGCGGCGGATAACGTCATCGTGGCCACCGGCGTGGTTGAGAACCGCGGCTTGGCCGACAGCCTCAGCGGCCTCGGCGTTGAAGTGCACCTGCTCGGCGATTGCCGGGGTGTCGGCTATATCGACGGTGCAATCAGCGACGCCGCCCGAGTTGCCCGCATGATCTGA